In Camelina sativa cultivar DH55 chromosome 17, Cs, whole genome shotgun sequence, the genomic stretch cttaactaTGAGAATCGAAATCTTACTGTTTTATAAATGGTATGCTTTGGTCTTAGTTTTTTAGACAATtatgtttaaattaaattttaaagggCATGCATCTGTCATTCATGAAAGATACTCTGTCAAAAGtatctttaaaatttgatattatgcataaattgtttaaaatatatatttgaacataAATTAAAGATTCGATAAAAGTTTTTGGCATAATACGCGAAAATATAGGTTCAAGATTAAAACAACAAACAGCTGAACTTATTCGAATAATAACAAATCTTAACATTACATCGAATCATTAGAATCACTTTCATCTTCTTATGAGCCGTTGTAATCTTCATCGTCTGATGTATCATGAAAACAAAGACTGCAGAAGATAAAGGAACATAAgagctaaaacatcttatagtAATGACTCCAAATTAATATTCCGTCATAGTATAGGAAATTTATGAACTTACAGTGCCGGATCTGTAGTGAACGATCTTGCTTCATTACCAAGTAAAAGTTTAGAACATCTTATTTGAGACATTAGACAATGccgacctttttaaaaaaaaagtaagttcCAAAtcttaaatttgatatattggCTTATCTAAAACAAATGCTTTTATATTGCTTAATACCTTCAAAGACAGATATTCTCCAAAACATAAGCAGACACAATACTGGTTCACTGGCATAGGAAGGACTTGCAACATGTTGTTCCCATTTTTCACGAAATTCTGAACATGTATCACCGACGGCAATACATTCAATATGTTCGTTACTTTGCAGtaaaaaatcaacaattgaCAACTTCAgtcttaataataattatgtattattttcattggcataaataaatctattgaggtagtacttcttttaaaaattttaaaactatttacttACTTGAGCATTTGTTTTAGATAAGccaatatatcaaatttaagatttagaacttacttttttttaaaaaaggtcgGCAAAAGCAAGGAAGCATTTACAGGCAAATGCTATGGTAAAGAAGGGACAATATTTCAGAGTATGAGccaatatatcaaatttaccaTGCTTCCTTGCTTCTAAACAAATGCTTTTGAAATATTGTCCCTTCTTTAGATAAAACAAATGCTTTTATATTCTATCATTTTTGCTTCAGTGCCACCAAATCTTAATAAGTCATGTTGTGATTGTGGAGTGTATGCACTTAAATACATAGAGTGTCATATGCATAATCTGGATATGAGTTTGATAAACGATGACAACATTAAAGAAGCTCGTACGAAGATTGCAGTTGACTTGTGGGAAGCAGCATCTGACCCTGTGTTCATTGAGCGAATGGCGAAGTATGAGCCTCCATCTGTGTCACCTCATATTGTAGAccttagttaaaattttaattgtgctacgatttttattgtttcatcTTGTGCTTATTGGCattatcatttctttatttatttggttgtaattcacgtcttttagctcatgttttttatgtatgttatctTATTTAGCTTTTCAACACCATCGAGGCACACACAAATATTTCAAACACGCCTTCTATAACTTGGGGTGTCATGCTTCTAAAATTCACACAATCCAATAACATTGACAataaacatatgaaaaaaacataagaaatccAATAACATGTATTTGAAACATAAgcaattcaaaattaaaaatcataagaaaattGATTTAACGTGAAATCCAATAATGTGAACTCTAAATAATGACGAAGAAGATTACATGTCATGCATCTAAACCTCCATGTAAGCTAACAAGACCAGCctgagatgaaaaaaaatatatatattcattgttaaattaaagaaactaaaacatgtATTTGAAATGATGTGTAAAAGTTGCTGAACAAACCTATTATTAGATCGTGTTTTCACATGTCGATCTATTGTGGCCTTCTTTACCACAACGGCCACACTTACGCCTCTTTGCTCCTTGTGACNNNNNNNNNNNNNNNNNNNNNNNNNNNNNNNNNNNNNNNNNNNNNNNNNNNNNNNNNNNNNNNNNNNNNNNNNNNNNNNNNNNNNNNNNNNNNNNNNNNNNNNNNNNNNNNNNNNNNNNNNNNNNNNNNNNNNNNNNNNNNNNNNNNNNNNNNNNNNNNNNNNNNNNNNNNNNNNNNNNNNNNNNNNNNNNNNNNNNNNNNNNNNNNNNNNNNNNNNNNNNNNNNNNNNNNNNNNNNNNNNNNNNNNNNNNNNNNNNNNNNNNNNNNNNNNNNNNNNNNNNNNNNNNNNNNNNNNNNNNNNNNNNNNNNNNNNNNNNNNNNNNNNNNNNNNNNNNNNNNNNNNNNNNNNNNNNNNNNNNNNNNNNNNNNNNNNNNNNNNNNNNNNNNNNNNNNNNNNNNNNNNNNNNNNNNNNNNNNNNNNNNNNNNNNNNNNNNNNNNNNNNNNNNNNNNNNNNNNNNNNNNNNNNNNNNNNNNNNNNNNNNNNNNNNNNNNNNNNNNNNNNNNNNNNNNNNNNNNNNNNNNNNNNNNNNNNNNNNNNNNNNNNNNNNNNNNNNNNNNNNNNNNNNNNNNNNNNNNNNNNNNNNNNNNNNNNNNNNNNNNNNNNNNNNNNNNNNNNNNNNNNNNNNNNNNNNNNNNNNNNNNNNNNNNNNNNNNNNNNNNNNNNNNNNNNNNNNNNNNNNNNNNNNNNNNNNNNNNNNNNNNNNNNNNNNNNNNNNNNNNNNNNNNNNNNNNNNNNNNNNNNNNNNNNNNNNNNNNNNNNNNNNNNNNNNNNNNNNNNNNNNNNNNNNNNNNNNNNNNNNNNNNNNNNNNNNNNNNNNNNNNNNNNNNNNNNNNNNNNNNNNNNNNNNNNNNNNNNNNNNNNNNNNNNNNNNNNNNNNNNNNNNNNNNNNNNNNNNNNNNNNNNNNNNNNNNNNNNNNNNNNNNNNNNNNNNNNNNNNNNNNNNNNNNNNNNNNNNNNNNNNNNNNNNNNNNNNNNNNNNNNNNNNNNNNNNNNNNNNNNNNNNNNNNNNNNNNNNNNNNNNNNNNNNNNNNNNNNNNNNNNNNNNNNNNNNNNNNNNNNNNNNNNNNNNNNNNNNNNNNNNNNNNNNNNNNNNNNNNNNNNNNNNNNNNNNNNNNNNNNNNNNNNNNNNNNNNNNNNNNNNNNNNNNNNNNNNNNNNNNNNNNNNNNNNNNNNNNNNNNNNNNNNNNNNNNNNNNAAAATGACATCTAGCCCATTTTTTCACATCAGCCTCCTGTAGATAACCTCCAATCGCCGGACTGATATTGCAAATTTCCGCAAAATGTTTATCAAACTCAGCAACTCTATAAGCTTTTGACGCTTTTGCAAGACGACCAGCCACACCTCTTCCTTTATAATTTGTAACCACATTACCTATCAAGTGGTGGATGCAAATACCATGTTTAGCCAACGGGTAGATTTTTCCAATCATTTTACCAATAGATATATGTCGATCTGACACAAAAGCTAAATCTTTGTCATCCGCAATAACAACCTTAAGCTGCATTAAAAACCACTCCCATGAAgcatcattctcagaatcagcaatCCCAAATGCAATTGGATACAAATTAGAGTTACCATCTATGGATGTAGCAACTAGTAGAACTCCTTTGTACTTGTTCTTTAAAAACGTTCCGTCAACTACAATGACCTTCCGAATTTTCTTGTAGAACCCTCTTATTGATTGACCAAATGAAATGAATAGATACTTGAATCTACCATCACAATCAATATCATAATTTGTATGCGTACCAGGATTCGCCTCTTTTAGCATGTGCAAGTAGTTAGGTATCTTAGCAAAACTTTTCTCTGGGATTCCTCTTACTTCGTTAATAAGAGGAATAAGTTAGCTCACATCCATTCTCCGTACGCATAATATTAATGATGTCATTGGGTTTAGGTCCCTCCTTGACACCTTCATAATTATGTTTGATGAGATTCCCGATTGTTCTTGCTGAAGGTGTTCTACCAAATTTCGTTTTCCTTGAAGGAGCACAAGTATGGCTACCCACATACTTGTTGATTTTCCAACACGTAGACCCTTCGAAGCACTCAGCACGAACACGCCATTTGCAAACATTATCAATACAGCGTATACACCAAAATCTTGTACCAGATTTAGTAACTCTGTAATCGAAGTTATACTTCATCGCAAAAATTTCTAAACTTGCCTGTAAAGCTTCCTTGCTTTTGAAATATTGTCCCTTCTTTACCATAGAATCAACCATCATAGATCTAGCACCAACTTCAGCGTCCTTAGAATTTATGAAGTTAGAATCATTCGGTTTTGCTTTGTTCACAAATTTTGGCAGCTTTTCACACAGAAGATCGTCAACTTGAATCGTTTGGTTCCTTATTCAGATCAATATTGCTTCTATCATTCACCGTGGCTTTAAACGTCACACACAACCGTATGTTATTCTTCATTCTCCAATAAGCAACAAAATTTTTCACTTGACCATCATTCATCATAACAACCAGAGGAGAATCAACACTGAGATCAAAgggtaaataactaaattccaCATCAACCATATTTTGCTGTATTTCATAGTCTTCCAAAACCATCATCTTTAGCTCTTCAAGAGTTGAATTGGCTTGAAAAGTAAAAAGTCTcccacgtttttcttcatcaacaatAAATCTCCATTCATTTTGGCCGATACATCTCCATACACCACATGTTAGATAGATTTGCAACATACTGCAAAATGAACTCTTGAATGAAATTTAGGttggaaaatgttgaaaaacCTTGAACAAAGTCGATTAAAATTGGTGTTTAATGTTTTCAGAACACGTTTTCTAAACATGTTAGAACGTAATcttaagaatatatatgattagcaTAATTTCGGGATtacgtaaatattttgtttccttaaatttcAGATTCAGTTTCCTTGTCTAACATAGTGTAGaatatactttctaaattatgaaGAACATAGAGGAAAGTGTAGAATTAGTGTTCTAATTTTCGCAGGACACATGATAAAATGTAGATTTCATATTCTGACTTTAgtagaatatgtataaagtgaagaaaacaaattctaaaatttgtagaatatagagttatgtgtagaatatgtattctaattTCTGTAGAAGACATACAAAATCCgacttctaaaagttttagaagatatattttttctaaagttttcagAACAAGTAGAGTGCGAAGAATTTGTAATCTACATTTTTTAGAACATGTACAGTATGtagaatttataatctaatATCTTCACAATATATACAATTAGTAGAACATGTATTCTAAATGTtgcagaataattttttttcaatgttaaaacaccaaatttttatcaaaaacaccTTATTACAACCTCTTTCTTATTtgtagaatttgtttttaggtgattgaacttttaaaattgcttaaaagttagttttatttttttaaagggtaATTTAGGCATAGTGGCAAATTTGGCGTAGAATGCATAATgggacaaattgaagaaaaaatattcttttaaatcaatttattttgtattgatgatgtttaAGTGAATGAAAGACGATTGTCAAAAAGACTATTACAATCCAAAACGTACGTTTAATTGAAATCGAAAATTTTAgagataaaatcatatatataaaagtagagtttcagtctctccttattggtccacttggcaatgcaattttaacaaaaaaaaaatttatattaaaacataaatttaaaacaattaattttcacatttaactcacataatataaaactgaaatctttatagcttttccctataaattatgcattaactttatttctccactaagttgtattaatcaattgtattaaaacaaaacaataaattagaattgtaactctcatttttctaaatgtaatttttcatcatttctcttcctataaatactcattatcttattctcttagtctatcactctttcattctctcatcttcttccactactctcaaatctcttttttgttttgttttgttttgttttgttttgttttgtttttttttttttttgttattgttgttgtatgggttataaaaaatcaaatcaaatatcattgtaaaagcttagttttagagtttgtatgatatgtatatcttatatatttattttaatcttttaaaatgtttatctccattt encodes the following:
- the LOC104760023 gene encoding uncharacterized protein LOC104760023, with translation MVDSMVKKGQYFKSKEALQASLEIFAMKYNFDYRVTKSGTRFWCIRCIDNVCKWRVRAECFEGSTCWKINKYVGSHTCAPSRKTKFGRTPSARTIGNLIKHNYEVRGIPEKSFAKIPNYLHMLKEANPGTHTNYDIDCDGRFKYLFISFGQSIRGFYKKIRKVIVVDGTFLKNKYKGVLLVATSIDGNSNLYPIAFGIADSENDASWEWFLMQLKVVIADDKDLAFVSDRHISIGKMIGKIYPLAKHVRRLEVIYRRLM